From Cognatishimia activa, one genomic window encodes:
- a CDS encoding DMT family transporter — MENIRAMWLMIIAMACFATADGIIKFIAQSISKGQIMACMGGVGAIIFYLLCRRARTSVWSSLFFKPVLIARNIAEVIAALSIFTALTLAPLSSVAAIIQAVPLVITVAAAILLNEKVGLRRWAAVAIGFIGVLIIVRPDADGLDFALILALLGMLSLSIRDFASRLAPPEATTPLLSFYAFLGLIPAGLILSITSEGFQPIGVSTALHLLIMNVFALGGYFCVTKAMRIGEVSAVSPLRYTRLPFAALVGYVLFAEIPDMATLTGSALIIGAGLFVMLRESQIKRNETAI, encoded by the coding sequence TTGGAAAATATCCGTGCCATGTGGCTGATGATCATTGCTATGGCCTGTTTTGCGACGGCTGACGGGATCATCAAGTTCATTGCACAGAGCATATCCAAAGGTCAGATCATGGCCTGTATGGGGGGCGTCGGGGCGATTATTTTTTATTTGCTTTGTCGTCGTGCCCGTACATCGGTTTGGTCTTCTCTGTTCTTCAAGCCGGTGCTGATCGCGAGAAACATTGCTGAAGTCATCGCAGCGCTCAGCATCTTTACTGCACTAACCCTAGCTCCGCTGTCGTCCGTGGCCGCCATCATTCAAGCGGTGCCTCTAGTGATCACCGTCGCTGCCGCAATATTGCTGAATGAGAAAGTCGGGCTAAGGCGTTGGGCTGCTGTTGCGATCGGCTTCATTGGTGTTCTGATCATCGTGCGACCCGATGCAGATGGGCTGGATTTCGCTTTGATCCTGGCGCTTCTGGGCATGTTGTCTCTCTCGATCCGGGATTTCGCCTCACGTCTTGCGCCGCCTGAGGCAACAACGCCCCTGCTCTCTTTCTATGCATTCCTCGGTTTGATCCCGGCGGGTCTGATACTGTCGATCACGAGCGAAGGCTTCCAACCCATTGGCGTTTCTACCGCCTTACATTTGCTGATTATGAATGTCTTTGCCTTGGGAGGCTATTTTTGCGTGACCAAAGCCATGAGGATTGGCGAGGTCTCTGCAGTATCCCCACTCAGGTACACGCGCCTGCCATTCGCTGCGCTTGTGGGATATGTTTTATTCGCTGAAATACCGGATATGGCGACCCTAACTGGTTCAGCACTGATTATTGGCGCGGGTCTATTTGTGATGCTGAGAGAATCTCAGATTAAGCGCAATGAGACGGCAATCTGA
- a CDS encoding DEAD/DEAH box helicase gives MAEFSELGLPKTLVKRLEDMGLKEATPIQNRAIPHALNGQDVMGLAQTGTGKTLAFGLPLISRLQSYGTKPAPKTARALILAPTRELANQIATSLKELTDGTHFKVGLVVGGVAINPQIKRVARGTDIIVATPGRLIDLMERNALEFDDTDFLVLDEADQMLDLGFIHALRQISAVLPEERQTMLFSATMPKQMAEIAQTYLTNPVRIQVNPPGKAADKITQSIHFIAKAEKTNLLIELLDEHRNEAAIVFVRTKHGADRLMRSLLKAGYAADAVHGNKSQGQRERAITAFRAEETRVLVATDVAARGLDIPIVRHVYNYDLPNVPDNYVHRIGRTARAGMDGAAVAFCAPDEVDELKAIQKTMKFTIPVASGRPWEGAEIQPKKTGSGRRRGGGGGGGGRPGGRGNFGGKPGGGKPGGGGGRRRGGASRGRKGGKPGSKAS, from the coding sequence ATGGCAGAATTTAGCGAGTTGGGTTTACCCAAGACTCTGGTCAAACGACTGGAGGATATGGGGCTCAAAGAAGCGACCCCAATCCAAAATCGCGCCATTCCACATGCCTTGAATGGTCAAGACGTGATGGGGCTGGCGCAAACCGGGACTGGTAAGACACTTGCTTTTGGCCTGCCGCTGATCTCTCGTCTGCAAAGCTACGGCACCAAACCTGCACCAAAAACAGCGCGCGCATTGATCCTTGCACCGACCCGTGAATTGGCCAACCAGATTGCGACATCTCTTAAAGAACTCACCGACGGCACCCATTTCAAAGTTGGGCTTGTTGTTGGTGGCGTAGCCATCAACCCTCAGATCAAGCGCGTCGCACGTGGCACGGATATCATTGTTGCCACCCCGGGTCGTCTGATCGACCTGATGGAGCGCAACGCGCTAGAGTTTGACGACACCGACTTCCTTGTACTCGATGAAGCGGACCAGATGCTGGACTTGGGCTTTATCCATGCGCTGCGCCAGATATCTGCGGTTCTTCCGGAAGAACGCCAAACGATGCTTTTCTCCGCGACCATGCCAAAGCAGATGGCAGAGATCGCTCAGACCTATCTGACCAATCCTGTTCGCATTCAGGTGAACCCTCCAGGTAAGGCTGCTGACAAGATCACGCAGTCGATCCATTTCATCGCCAAGGCTGAGAAAACCAACCTGTTGATCGAGCTTTTGGATGAGCATCGCAACGAAGCGGCCATTGTTTTTGTGCGTACCAAACACGGTGCAGATCGTCTGATGCGCTCTTTGCTGAAAGCGGGCTACGCTGCTGACGCGGTGCATGGCAACAAAAGCCAAGGCCAGCGTGAGCGGGCAATTACGGCTTTCCGCGCGGAAGAAACCCGCGTGCTTGTAGCGACGGATGTTGCTGCGCGAGGCCTGGACATTCCGATCGTACGTCATGTCTACAACTATGATCTGCCAAACGTGCCCGACAACTATGTGCATCGCATCGGTCGTACCGCGCGGGCCGGCATGGATGGGGCCGCTGTGGCGTTCTGCGCTCCAGATGAAGTTGATGAGTTGAAGGCCATTCAAAAGACGATGAAGTTCACCATTCCAGTGGCTTCAGGTCGCCCTTGGGAAGGCGCTGAAATTCAGCCGAAGAAAACCGGCAGTGGTCGTCGTCGCGGTGGTGGTGGCGGTGGTGGTGGCCGTCCGGGTGGACGCGGTAACTTCGGTGGCAAACCGGGGGGTGGTAAGCCCGGTGGAGGCGGTGGCCGTCGTCGAGGGGGGGCATCCCGTGGCCGCAAAGGCGGAAAGCCCGGCAGCAAAGCCTCCTGA
- a CDS encoding PAS domain-containing sensor histidine kinase — MEDSLTQVNKLAEPAHLELDMASVLEAADVGAFELDLETGFSSVSSGWKSMLGFSPDAVIFAQDEWLDRVHPDDLKKVQTADEAMLTGATARSKTTFRMRHEDGHYVWIQSNAGVSERDASGMPRRISGVHIDVSEEMERERAKDEFVAMISHELRTPLTSVLGALKMANSGALGELPGPIGNLLQLAQRNSNRLLHLVNELLDFKSLESGTLSYEMTELDAREVASDATMSMEGYLQDGQKIKLTAPDGEAPLHLEADVNRLQQILANLLSNAAKFSPAESEIELELTQDGDMLQFAVRDHGPGVPEELQGRMFQRFTQAKSGEKRKFKSTGLGLSICKQMTEGMGGQIGYFNNEDGGATFWVRLPSHCA; from the coding sequence ATGGAGGACAGCTTGACTCAGGTGAATAAGCTGGCCGAACCCGCCCACTTAGAATTGGATATGGCTTCCGTATTGGAAGCTGCTGATGTTGGGGCCTTCGAACTTGATCTGGAGACCGGGTTTTCTTCTGTGTCCAGTGGCTGGAAGTCGATGCTTGGTTTCTCTCCTGACGCTGTTATTTTTGCTCAAGACGAATGGCTTGATCGTGTTCACCCAGATGATCTGAAGAAGGTTCAAACGGCTGATGAGGCGATGCTGACAGGTGCCACGGCTCGCAGCAAAACCACTTTCCGTATGCGGCACGAAGACGGCCACTACGTTTGGATCCAATCCAATGCGGGTGTGAGCGAACGTGATGCCAGCGGCATGCCGCGTAGAATTTCAGGTGTACACATTGACGTTTCAGAAGAGATGGAACGAGAGCGCGCGAAAGATGAGTTTGTGGCTATGATCAGCCACGAGTTGCGCACGCCTCTGACCTCAGTTCTCGGTGCGTTGAAAATGGCAAATAGCGGTGCATTGGGTGAGCTGCCCGGACCGATTGGCAATCTTCTGCAACTGGCTCAGCGTAATTCCAACCGCCTGCTGCATCTGGTCAATGAGCTTTTGGATTTCAAATCTCTGGAAAGCGGTACGCTGTCTTATGAGATGACAGAGCTTGATGCGCGCGAAGTGGCATCTGATGCGACCATGTCGATGGAAGGCTATTTGCAGGACGGTCAAAAGATCAAGCTTACTGCACCGGATGGTGAAGCTCCTTTGCATCTCGAAGCGGATGTGAACCGACTTCAACAGATATTGGCGAACCTTCTGTCTAATGCGGCAAAATTCTCGCCAGCTGAATCTGAGATCGAACTGGAGCTGACGCAGGATGGTGACATGCTACAGTTTGCTGTGCGCGATCACGGCCCTGGTGTGCCGGAAGAGCTTCAGGGTCGTATGTTCCAGCGGTTCACGCAAGCGAAGTCTGGTGAAAAGAGAAAGTTCAAATCCACAGGCCTTGGTCTTTCGATCTGCAAGCAGATGACTGAAGGCATGGGTGGTCAGATTGGGTATTTCAACAACGAAGATGGCGGCGCAACCTTCTGGGTCAGATTGCCGTCTCATTGCGCTTAA
- a CDS encoding protein adenylyltransferase SelO: MSLSIPFANTYGTLPPQLFTRMKPTSVANPSLIAFNHDLATELGIENAEDNAELTRIFAGNEVPHGADPLAQLYAAHQFGQWNPQLGDGRALMLGDVKTTKGRFDIQLKGSGPTPYSRNGDGRSWLGPVLREYVISEAMHALGIPTTRALAAISTGEQVFRETALPGGVFTRVAASHIRVGTFQVLAARRDMEGLKALFEHAVERHYPEAKDPLEFLQSVIQAQAKLVAKWMSVGFIHGVMNTDNCTVSGETIDYGPCAFMDEFHPMQVFSSIDRHGRYAYGNQPDIIVWNMAQLATCLVPLMPDTDQSVKDFTEAVHAMPKMLHLNWRKAFTAKLGISSPTAEDDVLIQDLLRIMTDEKADFTNTFRALSDNIANPPLDQSDAFASWMQRWQTRIEREDNPYALMRTTNPYIIPRNHQIEAMIQSAVDGDFAPFHRLNTLLSKPFETSAEALPYTHPPMDDERVEATFCGT, from the coding sequence ATGAGCCTATCGATCCCCTTCGCCAATACATATGGCACCTTGCCACCACAGCTTTTCACGCGGATGAAGCCGACATCAGTGGCAAATCCGTCTTTGATTGCCTTCAATCATGATCTGGCCACTGAGCTAGGCATAGAAAACGCCGAAGACAACGCTGAATTGACTCGGATATTCGCGGGCAATGAGGTGCCACACGGAGCTGACCCACTCGCGCAGCTTTATGCGGCCCATCAATTTGGCCAATGGAATCCGCAACTTGGCGATGGGCGCGCCCTGATGCTTGGGGATGTAAAGACGACCAAGGGGCGCTTTGATATTCAGCTCAAAGGCTCTGGCCCGACACCCTACTCTCGCAATGGTGATGGACGCTCTTGGCTCGGCCCAGTTCTGCGCGAATATGTGATCTCTGAGGCCATGCATGCCTTAGGCATCCCAACCACCCGCGCTTTGGCTGCGATAAGCACAGGCGAGCAGGTCTTCCGCGAAACCGCCCTGCCCGGTGGTGTCTTTACTCGCGTGGCTGCAAGCCATATCCGTGTTGGTACTTTCCAAGTGCTTGCTGCTCGTCGTGACATGGAGGGCCTTAAGGCACTTTTCGAACATGCAGTCGAACGCCACTACCCTGAGGCCAAAGATCCGCTGGAGTTTCTGCAATCGGTCATTCAAGCCCAAGCCAAGCTCGTCGCGAAATGGATGTCTGTTGGCTTCATTCACGGCGTTATGAACACCGACAACTGCACGGTGTCTGGTGAGACCATCGACTACGGTCCCTGCGCCTTCATGGATGAGTTCCATCCGATGCAGGTCTTTTCCTCGATTGATCGACATGGGCGCTACGCTTATGGCAACCAGCCTGACATTATCGTCTGGAACATGGCGCAGCTCGCGACTTGTTTGGTGCCACTGATGCCAGATACGGATCAATCCGTGAAAGACTTTACCGAAGCGGTTCACGCCATGCCAAAGATGCTGCATCTCAATTGGCGCAAGGCCTTTACGGCAAAGCTCGGAATCTCGTCGCCAACTGCCGAAGACGATGTTTTGATCCAGGACCTGCTGCGTATCATGACAGATGAGAAGGCTGATTTCACCAACACGTTCCGCGCGCTGTCAGACAATATCGCTAATCCGCCGCTCGATCAGTCCGACGCCTTCGCAAGCTGGATGCAACGCTGGCAAACGCGCATCGAGCGTGAGGACAACCCTTACGCACTGATGCGCACCACTAATCCTTATATCATTCCGCGCAACCACCAGATCGAAGCGATGATACAATCCGCCGTTGACGGTGATTTCGCCCCATTCCACAGGCTCAATACGTTGCTTTCAAAGCCGTTTGAGACCTCGGCAGAAGCTCTTCCTTACACACATCCGCCAATGGATGACGAGCGTGTCGAGGCAACTTTCTGCGGCACTTAG
- a CDS encoding cation:proton antiporter, whose protein sequence is MTFLQITSLLIVLAGAFGAINHLFLKLPSAIGILVVALLASFGVLGLDLLMPSLEIAATASAIVNDLHFSDALLEGMLGLLLFAGALHVKLSDLKAQWRLVFLMATLGVGLSTAIVGLGFSWITGMPLMIALVFGALITPTDPVAVLGVLREANLKKSMETKIAGESLFNDGVAYVVFLVIVGLAFQSDAHHGAGASDAIILFVQEAFGGAILGVVLGWLTFRVMRRIDDYSLEVLLTLGLAFGGYSLAVYLHFSAPIMAVCAGLLIGDIGTKHGMTEETRQYVDAFWKLIDEILNAVLFLMIGFEVFAIASETDFLIAGVASIALSLIARLTAVAVPVMILKPFREFSKGVIPIMTWGGLKGGISVALALSLPDSEWKPMILTATYVVVIFSIIVQGLTVAPLANKVGREPDLV, encoded by the coding sequence ATGACATTCCTCCAAATCACATCTTTGCTGATTGTGCTCGCCGGAGCCTTCGGTGCAATCAACCATCTGTTCCTGAAACTGCCTTCCGCTATTGGTATTCTTGTTGTCGCTTTGCTTGCGAGTTTCGGCGTGCTTGGCCTTGATCTCCTCATGCCATCACTAGAAATCGCTGCAACTGCAAGCGCGATCGTAAACGATCTGCATTTCTCTGATGCTCTACTCGAAGGCATGCTGGGGCTTTTGCTCTTTGCGGGCGCGCTGCATGTCAAACTGTCCGACCTCAAGGCCCAATGGCGGCTTGTGTTCCTTATGGCGACACTGGGCGTAGGGCTTTCAACTGCCATCGTAGGTCTGGGCTTTAGCTGGATCACCGGTATGCCACTGATGATTGCCCTGGTCTTTGGCGCTCTGATCACGCCAACCGATCCTGTCGCCGTGCTTGGCGTTCTCAGAGAAGCCAACCTCAAAAAATCCATGGAAACCAAAATCGCAGGCGAGTCGCTTTTCAATGACGGTGTCGCTTATGTCGTCTTCCTTGTCATCGTCGGGTTGGCCTTCCAAAGCGACGCACATCATGGTGCGGGAGCGTCTGATGCGATCATTCTGTTTGTTCAAGAAGCCTTTGGTGGGGCCATTCTCGGCGTCGTGCTTGGCTGGCTGACCTTCCGCGTCATGCGCCGGATTGATGACTACAGCCTCGAAGTCCTTCTGACGCTGGGTCTCGCATTTGGAGGCTATTCGCTGGCTGTCTATCTTCATTTCTCAGCCCCGATCATGGCGGTCTGCGCGGGGCTTTTGATTGGCGACATCGGCACCAAACACGGTATGACCGAGGAAACACGCCAATATGTCGATGCCTTCTGGAAGCTCATCGATGAAATCCTGAACGCCGTGTTGTTCCTGATGATCGGTTTCGAAGTCTTCGCCATAGCCTCTGAAACTGACTTCCTGATCGCTGGCGTTGCCTCAATCGCGCTCTCCCTGATCGCCCGTCTCACCGCCGTTGCGGTGCCCGTAATGATCCTGAAACCCTTCCGCGAATTTTCAAAAGGTGTAATTCCGATCATGACCTGGGGTGGTCTCAAGGGCGGCATCTCCGTTGCGCTGGCGCTTTCTCTGCCGGACAGCGAGTGGAAACCGATGATCCTGACCGCAACCTATGTCGTGGTGATCTTCTCGATCATCGTTCAGGGATTGACCGTGGCGCCTTTGGCCAACAAGGTCGGACGCGAACCTGACTTGGTGTAG
- a CDS encoding Fur family transcriptional regulator, which translates to MSDTIIARCEAKGLRMTEQRRTIAAVLEESKDHPDVEELYARASARDSAISLATVYRTVKLFEEAGILDKLEFGDGRARYEDAERDHHDHLIDINSGEVIEFMDPEIEKLQEKIAEKLGFRLMGHKLELYGVPLKRDRG; encoded by the coding sequence ATGTCCGACACCATTATTGCCCGTTGTGAAGCCAAAGGTCTGCGCATGACTGAACAGCGCCGGACCATTGCGGCCGTGCTGGAAGAAAGCAAAGATCACCCGGATGTCGAAGAGCTCTATGCCCGGGCCAGCGCGAGAGATTCAGCGATCTCATTGGCGACTGTGTATCGAACTGTGAAGCTCTTTGAAGAAGCCGGTATTCTCGACAAATTGGAATTTGGCGATGGCCGCGCGCGCTACGAAGATGCAGAGCGCGATCATCATGATCACCTGATCGACATCAACTCTGGCGAAGTGATTGAATTCATGGATCCAGAAATTGAAAAGTTGCAGGAGAAAATCGCGGAAAAGCTGGGATTTCGCTTAATGGGTCACAAACTCGAACTTTATGGCGTCCCTCTAAAGCGCGACAGGGGATGA
- a CDS encoding PhzF family phenazine biosynthesis protein, producing MTDYLVYDVFSDEAFGGNQLAIIPVATALPEEDLQRIAREFNYSETTFVYPPEDPSNTVRVRIFTPTMEIPFAGHPIVGTVMALHDMGGSSEMTLELGVGPLNCVVRDGQVSFTTSAELEIMAKPEIALVAAALGLDESDIECATHVPTMASLGLPFTITELTTRKALSRIIPEINVMRRGAETYPASLDFAQFAYFPEGETIHARMFAPLDNIPEDPATGSACAALGALLVKATGNEQSLNIRQGEDMGRLSLIGLTTNSGAVTISGTAKRTMQGQLVY from the coding sequence ATGACGGATTATCTGGTATACGACGTCTTTTCAGACGAAGCCTTCGGCGGCAACCAACTGGCAATCATTCCGGTCGCCACTGCCCTGCCCGAAGAAGACCTTCAGCGCATCGCGCGAGAATTCAACTATTCTGAGACAACCTTCGTCTACCCGCCAGAAGATCCATCAAACACCGTGCGTGTCCGGATTTTCACACCGACGATGGAAATTCCATTTGCGGGCCACCCGATTGTCGGCACAGTCATGGCCCTCCATGACATGGGCGGCTCATCTGAAATGACGCTTGAGCTGGGTGTTGGACCGCTCAACTGTGTTGTCAGAGATGGACAGGTTTCTTTCACCACAAGCGCTGAGCTTGAGATCATGGCAAAACCAGAGATCGCTTTGGTGGCAGCGGCGCTTGGTTTGGATGAGTCCGACATCGAATGCGCAACTCATGTGCCCACGATGGCCTCCCTGGGCCTGCCGTTCACCATCACTGAACTGACCACCAGAAAGGCTCTGTCCCGAATTATCCCTGAAATCAATGTGATGCGTCGAGGTGCAGAAACCTACCCTGCCTCGCTCGATTTCGCGCAGTTTGCCTATTTCCCGGAAGGCGAGACGATCCACGCCCGGATGTTTGCCCCGCTTGATAATATCCCCGAAGACCCGGCGACGGGTTCGGCTTGCGCGGCTCTTGGTGCGCTATTGGTTAAAGCAACTGGTAACGAGCAGAGCCTGAACATTCGTCAGGGCGAAGACATGGGACGGCTGAGCCTAATCGGCTTAACCACAAATAGTGGCGCGGTCACCATTTCTGGGACCGCAAAACGCACCATGCAGGGTCAGTTGGTTTACTAA